A window from Mya arenaria isolate MELC-2E11 chromosome 9, ASM2691426v1 encodes these proteins:
- the LOC128245918 gene encoding uncharacterized protein LOC128245918 — MSNSCEVLQAIPKLDRAAEIDIEARHLPTTKALGMTRKAEKDTFIFKVGEELKYPQTLTKRNVLKTGARIFDPLGFIAPITVKGKILMQEIWLNRIDLDEKVSEGIAQKFHQWFSELTELKKVEIQRCIIENNVDYLVTELTLHTFVHDSANAYGASVYARCEHENAPLSVRFIAGKSRVALLESTSIPRLELLAAMIGLKLAQATCKALNIDISTVTFWSDSRNVLQWIRNQSRQFKTFVANRIGVIHRTTTPQQWRHVSSKENPADVVSRGQTLNELIDSKFWWQGPEFLKKPESERPVNKVEMRGCSKDEMKSKVMLFNSDTEKDAKWRLKAKNYSQWKKCLSEYLLG; from the coding sequence atgtcaaattCCTGTGAGGTTTTGCAAGCAATTCCGAAACTAGACAGAGCAGCCGAAATTGATATTGAAGCAAGGCATCTACCCACAACAAAAGCTCTTGGTATGACAAGGAAGGCAGAGAAAGATACATTCATATTCAAAGTTGGTGAAGAGTTAAAGTATCCACAAACACTCACAAAACGAAATGTTCTCAAAACAGGAGCAAGGATATTTGATCCTCTTGGATTTATAGCTCCAATAACTGTGAAAGGAAAGATCTTAATGCAGGAAATTTGGTTGAATAGAATTGACTTGGATGAAAAAGTTAGTGAAGGAATAGCACAGAAGTTTCATCAATGGTTTTCTGAACTGACTGAACTTAAAAAGGTTGAGATTCAACGTTGCATTATAGAAAACAATGTGGATTATCTAGTGACAGAACTGACTTTACACACATTTGTTCATGATTCAGCCAATGCTTATGGTGCTTCAGTGTATGCGAGATGTGAACATGAAAATGCACCATTAAGTGTTAGGTTCATCGCTGGAAAAAGCAGAGTAGCACTATTAGAGTCGACAAGTATTCCAAGACTGGAATTGTTAGCTGCTATGATAGGACTGAAACTAGCCCAAGCAACATGTAAAGCactaaatattgacatttcaaCTGTAACATTTTGGTCTGACAGCAGGAATGTGTTACAATGGATAAGAAATCAAAGTCGTCAGTTTAAAACATTCGTTGCAAATCGAATCGGTGTAATACATAGGACCACTACCCCACAACAATGGAGACATGTTTCGTCGAAAGAAAATCCAGCCGATGTAGTTTCTCGTGGTCAAACTTTGAATGAACTTATTGATTCAAAGTTCTGGTGGCAAGGACCAGAATTTCTCAAAAAACCTGAAAGCGAAAGGCCTGTAAACAAGGTTGAAATGAGAGGATGTTCTAAAGATGAGATGAAATCAAAAGTCATGCTGTTTAATTCCGATACAGAAAAAGATGCGAAATGGCGTTTGAAAGCGAAAAACTACTCGCAATGGAAAAAATGTTTGTCAGAATATTTGCTTGGGTAG